In the genome of Micromonospora sp. Llam0, the window GGATCCCGGGTGGTCAGCACGAGATAGCGCCCACCGGACAGCTGCACCCGGATGCCCGGGCCGGACCGGGTGATCAGGCCACGTCCCCGCGTGTCGGGGTGGTAGCGGTAGCCCCAGCCGCCCCACTCGGACACCCGTACCGTCGTCTGGACGGCCCCGACGACCTCCCGCGCCGGTACGCTGATCCGCGGCCACCCGAACGGCCCGAATCCGATGTGGATGCCGTGCCGGTCGATGGTCAGCCGGTTGACCAGCAGCAGTGTCACCAACGCCACGGTGAGCAGCACCGGGCTGGCCACCCAGACGTTGATCCAGACCGCCAGGACCCCGGCGAGCAGCAGCAACGGGACCAGGATCCACAGCCCGGTGCGGGACACCGACGTCTGCTCGGTCCACCCGGCGCCGTCGGCCGGCAGCGGCACCCGGGGCAGCTCGGCGGCGGGCCGGCCGTGAGCCGCCGGCCGGGCCGGCGGCGGACCGCACGCCGCGTACGCCAGCACCGTCCAACCGGTCACCCCGACCATCAGCGCGGGAACGTGCCAGCTCGGAGCCGGTGCCCGGGTCGGGTCCAGTACGTCGACCGACAGTGCCACGGTGGTCAGCCAGATTCCGGCGACGACCCCGGCGACCGCCGCGCCGATGGTGATCAGCCACCGGCGCAGCTGCCACCGCAGCCCCAGCGGCAGCACCCCGACCGCGGCGAGCACCGCTCCGGCGGCCGCACCGATCGTGTAGCCGGTCACGCTGTTCGTCAGCGAACTGGTCGCGTCGACCACATCGGCGGTGTTCCAGTGCATCGGCAGCCGGTCCGGCAGCCGGTGGCGCAGCGCCTCGGCGGTCACCGGCACCACGGCGACCGCGAGCACAGCGAGCAGGAAACCGAGCAGCCGCCGGCCGCCGCCACCGGCGCGGTCCTGCCCAGCCGTCCCTCCGTCGCTCACCTGGCGATTGTTTCCCAGCTGTCGCCGGGCCAACCCGGAGGGGGCGGGCGGTGTGGCGCGCGCCGTTCTGCTAGTACCGCCGGCCGGCGCGCCCGGTCTGCTAGTGCCGCTGGTCGGTCCGGGCGTGGTCGGTCAGCGGGGGCGGCAACGGCTCGGCGTGCAGCACCGTCAACCGGGACACCGCCCGGGTCAGCACCACGTACAGCCGGTGCAGCCCACGCGGCTCGGCCGCGACGATACCGGCCGGCTCGACCACCACCACGTGGTCGTACTCCAGCCCTTTCACCTCGGTCGCGGCGACCACCGACACCCGGATCGCGGGGTCGCCGGCGGCTCCGGTGACGCCGACACCGGCGGCGGTCAGAGCATCGCACAGGCCGGGCACCGCGGACCCGGCGGCGATCACCCCGACCGAGCCGTCGTGGGCCAGCGCCGCGCGGACCTCGGCCACCGTGGCAGCGGTCAGATCGTCGACCGTACGCAGCGACAGCGACCCGTCGCGACGCAGTGAAACCGCCGGTGGTACGTCCACTTCGAGCGCCGGCAGCAGCCGGTTGGCCAGCTCGACCACCACCGCCGGCACCCGGAAGCCGACCGTCAGCGGCACCACCGGGGCGTCCGGCCGACCGAGGTGGGTCAGGGTCCGGTGCCAGTCGGTGGCCGCCCACGGGGCGGTGCCCTGGGCCAGGTCGCCGAGCAGGGTGACCGAGCCGTGTTCGCAGCGCCGGGCGATCGCCCGGCACTGCATCGGCGACAGGTCCTGCGCCTCGTCGACCACCACGTGCCCGTACCCGGTCGGCCGGTCGAGCAGCCCGGCGACCTCGTCGATCAGCACCAGGTCGGCCTCGGTCCACCTGGTGGTGCGGACCGACCTGGCCGGTGGCCGCAGCAGCGCCGCCTGTTCGGCCTCGTCGAGCAGACCGCTGGCGGCGGCCGACAGCCGCTGCGGATCGGTGAGCAGCGCGGACACCACCTCGGTCGGGGTGAGCGCCGGCCAGACCCGGTCCAGCAGGGCGCGTACCGGGGCGACCCGGGCCATCCGCCGCAGCCAGGCGTCGCTCGGTGACTCGGCGCGCCGGGTCTCGGCTTGGCGTTGCAGCAGCGCGACGATCCGGGCCTGCACCCGTTCCCGACCGATCCGGTACGGCGGCTTCTCCTCGCGGACCGTCCGCACGATCCGGTGCAACGCCTCGACGCCGATCCGCCACCGGTAGGAGCCGTCCGGCACCACGATCGACTCGTCCGGTTCGCCGAGGTACGCCTCGACGGCGCGGCGCAGCACCTGCGCCATCCTGGGGTCGTGTTTGAGCGCGGCGGCGGCCGGGGTGTCCTCGGCCCGTACCGGCACCGAGTCGATCAGGTCGGTGACCGTGCACTGGGCCACCTCGACCTCGCCGAGGGCAGGCAGCACGTTGGCGATGTAGGACAGGAACACCCGGTTCGGCCCGATGATCAGCACCCCGGCCTTGCGTAGCCGTTCCCGGTGCGCGTACAGCAGGTAGGCGGCCCGGTGCAGGCCGACCGCGGTCTTGCCGGTGCCGGGCGCGCCCTGTACGCAGATCGACTCGGTCAGCTCGGCGCGGACCAGCTCGTCCTGTTCGGGCTGGATGGTGGCGACGATGTCCCGCATCGGGCCGACCCGGGGCCGTTCGATCTCGGTCGTCAGGATGCGGGAGGCAGTGCCGAGCTCCTCACCCCGGTCGAGGTGTTCGTCCTCGAAGCTGGTGAGTTCGCCGCCGGCGTAGCCGAACCGGCGGCGGACCCGTACCTGCTGCGGGTCGCGGGCGCTGGCCTGGTAGAAGGCCCGGCTGATCGGCGCACGCCAGTCGAGGACCAGTGGTTCGCCGGTGTCGTCGGCGACATGCCGGCGGCCGATGTGGTGGCGACTGATCTGGTCCCGGTTGAGCTGGTCCCGACCGGTCCGCAGCTCGCCCGGATCGGGCTCGTGGCCTGGCTCGTGGCCTGGCACGAGGTCGTCGTCGAGGTCGGGATCGATGTCGACGTCGAGCCGGCCGAAGAACAGCGGCGTGTCCGGGTTGTCGGCCAGCTCGGCGACCCGGCGGGCCAGGTGCCGGCCCAGGGTCTCGGCGGTGTACGCGTCCCCGGCGACCCGGTCGCCGGTGCTGAACAGGGCTTCGGCCCGGTTGCGCATCCGGGCGAGTGCGGCCCGGGACGCGGTCAGATGGGCGCGTTCAGCGGCGAGTTCGCCGTCCAGGTCGGGAGCGGGTGCGGGTGCGGGGTGGTCGGGTGCGGGCATGCTGACTCCTGGCTGGATCGCCGGCGTGCTCGCTCGCGTGTCCGGAACCGGGTCGGCCGGTGCCCGGCGCGGGGGACGTCCGCTGCGGTGCGACTCACCGCGGCCGTCAAGCGGCCATCGACTTTACCCCTGGCCCGTCGCCGGTCAACCAGATTTCCCCGCTACGTCGGGCGCGACAGTGTCGCCGGCCAATCTGCTCGACGGCTGCCCGGGGTGCGGGGTGCGCCACAGGCCGGGCCGCCGCCGGGCGCGGCGACCACCCGAGGGCTACCGTGGAGATCATGAGTCACGGTGACGGGGGCGAGGGCGGCGGGCTGCGCCGACCACGGGTCGGGCACATCCAGTTCCTCAACTGCCTGCCCATCTACTGGGGGCTGATGCGCTCCGGCGCGCTGCTCGACGTCGACCTGCACAAGGACTCCCCGGAGCGGCTCGGTGCCGCCCTGGTCGCCGGCGACCTGGACATCGGCCCGATCTCGTTGGTCGAGTACCTGCGGCACGCCGACCAGTTCCTGCTGGTGCCGGACATCGCGGTCGGCAGCGACGGGCCGGTGCTGTCGGTGAACGTCGTCGCCACCCGGCCACTGGGCGAATTGTCCGGCCGCCCGGTGGCGCTGGGTTCCACCTCACGTACCGGGGTGCTGCTGGCCCGGATGCTGCTGGCCGAGCGGTACGGCGTCGAACCGGACTACTTCACCTGCCCGCCGGACGTCACCCAGATGCTGCTGGAGGCCGACGCCGCCGTGCTGATCGGCGACGTCGCGTTGCGGGCCCACCACGAGGCGCCGGCGCGCGGCCTGGCCGTCACCGACCTGGGGCAGGCGTGGCGGGACTGGACCGGGCTGCCGATGGTCTTCGCCGTCTGGGCGGTCCGCCGTGACTTCGCCGCCGCCCACCCCGGCCAGGTCAAGGAGGTCCACCAGGCGTTCCTGCGGTCGCGTGACCTCTGCCTCGCCGAGCTCGACGAGGTGGCCCGAGCCGCCGCCAGGTGGGAACCGTTCGACGCGCCGACGCTGGCTTCGTACTTCCGGGCGTTGGACTTCTCGCTCGGTGACCGGCAGGTGGCCGGGCTGCGGGAGTTCGCCCGCCGGGCGGCCGGGTCGGGTGCCGCCCCGGCGCTGCCGCCCGGCGGCCCCGAGTTCTTCCTGCCCTGACCGCCTCTGCCTGCCCTGACCGTGCCTGGGTGGCTCAGCTGCCGGCCGAGGCGGTCGCGGCTGCCCGCAACTGCTGGGCCACCTCACGGCAGATCTTCGCGCCGTACGTGTAGGGCCGGTCGACCGGGAACCGGGTCATCACTCCGATGGTCCATCCGTCGCCGATCGCCAGGCAGTTGACGTGCCACTCCTGCTCGTTGTCCCGGATCACCCAGCCGTTCTTGATGGCGATCTCGTCGGCTTCGTCTGCCGGGAATGCCTCGATCACCCCGAAATCGCCTGGACTGCGTACGCTGCGCATCTCGGTCAGCAGCCAGTCGGTCCACTCGGCGCCGGCCGCCCGGCCGTCGACGATGCACGCCCCGATCCGGGCCACGTCGCGGGGGGAGAGCCGGGTGGTGCTCCACCGGTTCTCGGTCGAGCTGTGGCTGTCGGTGAGCCCGCAGATCCGGATCATCCGCTCGGTCGCCGCGGTCCGGCCGATCTCCTGCCACAGCTCCTCAGCGACCTGGTTGTCGCTGTCCCTGATCATGATTTCGAGCTGCCGCATCCGGAAGTCGCTCGGCGACCGGCCCGCTTCGGCCGAGGTACGCAGGTAGTCGGCGGCGATCCACGCCTTGATCAGCGACGCCGTGGTACTGGTCTCGGCCAGGTTGGCCGATCCGTGGATCTCGCCGGTCCGTTGGTCGAGCATCGCCCACGACCACCAACCGTCGATGCCGGCCAGCCGAACCGTGGTCGGCGCGACGGCCAGCGGTGACAGCGTCGGGTCGGGCTCCGGGGTCGGGCTCTCGCTCAGGCCGGCCGTCGGGGTCGACGCCGGTTGACGCCAGCTGGGCTGCTGGTCGGTGTCCTGCTGGTCGGTTGGCTGCTCGCCGGCGGCGGCCAACGGCGCGCCGGGAACCAGCCGCAACCCGGCGATGCCGGCGACTGCCAGAGCGACTACCCCGATCACGATCAGCGGCGTACGCCGCCCGGCCCGGGTGTGGCGGGCCACGACGCCCGGTCGCCCGGTCACCGGCCGGGAGGGTCGGCTGGCCATCAGCCGACCCGGTCGGCTGGTGAACAGCCGGCGCAGCCGGCCGGTCGACGGAATCCAGGAGTCGGGTGGCATGTCACCCGGCCGGTGGCGCCGGGGGCGGCAGTTCGGCGGGCAGTTGGATGGCGGCGCCGGCGTGTGGGGTGACCAGCTGCCGGGCCACCTCGCGGCAGATGCCCGACCCGTACTCGAGGCCGTAAGGGCCCGGGTACCGGGTCATCACCGCGAGCACCCAGTCGTCGTGCACGGCCAGGCAGTTGAGATGCCACAGGCCGTCCGACCAGATCAGCGTCCAGCCGTTCTTGATGCCGACCGGCGACTCCCGTAGCAGGCTCTCCGGCAGTCCGTCGATGATGCCCCAGCGGCCTCCGCCGGAGGTGGTTTCCTGCTCGGACGCGGCGGTCCCGCCCCGTACCTGGGACATCTCGTCGAGCACCCAGTCGGTCCACAACGGGCCGGCGGCGGTGCCGTTCTTGACGCACTCGCCCATCAGCGCGGCATCGCGCGCCGACATTTGGGTGTAGCTCCACCAGACGTTGTCCTCCTTTGGCGGCACCACCATCCGGGTCTGCTGCAGGCCGCACATCTTGATCATCCGGGTGATCACGTCGTCGCCGCCGGCCTCGTAGTACAGCCGGTCGGTGGCCCGGTCGTCGCTGTCGCGGATGGCCAGGCTGGCCAGCTGCAGAACGTCGGGCTCGGGCTCGGCGTCGTCGAGTCGCCGTAGGTAGTCCGCGACGATCCAGATTTTGATCATCGATTCGGTGGAGCTGGTCTCGGTCATGTTGGCCGAGCCGCCGATCTCGCCGCTGTCGCGGTCCAGCAGCGCCCAGGTCAGGAAACCGTCGACCGGGACCGAGACCGGTACGGCCCGCAACGTCGGCACGGCCGGCGGCTCAGGGGACTCGGCCATGGCGAGGGCCGGATCGGTCAGCTCGACGGCGGACCGGTTGGTGCCCGTCCCGCCGACGAACCGGGCCGAGGCGGTGGGGATCATCAGAACGGCACCGACCACCAGGGCTGCCAGCACGACAGTGAGTGTCACGCGTGAACTCATGGGGGGCTGCTCCGGGGAGTGAATCGGTGATTTCAGCTCGTCGGTGCTCTGACGGTTGCGTCGGTACGGGATGATCCTGGGTCTACCGGGTGTTTCTGGGACTGCGGGTTCTTCTGCCGACAATGCGGGTCAGGTGGGCCGGTGCGGGCCTCGTCGCCGCCGCGCCATTGGGCAGTTTACGGGGCGAATCTCGGAGTGCCAGCCCTCGCGTGCCGGAGATCTCAGGTGATGAGTGGTGAATCCATATGCTTCGTCCGGTTACCTGAGTATTTTCAGGATAATAAGTGGATAAACATCATGTTCACCAGGTGTCGCCGATTACAAACTGTGCTGACTTGGTTCCGTGCCGTGAAGATTTTTCAAGTGCTGTTACAGGGCTTGGCTGCGACTGGAGTTTCTTGTAACACTATGTTGGTGGACGGTGACGACGCCCAGACGGTGAGTGGCACCCGCAGTGGACTCCTCGACGAGGTCGAGGCCGCCGAAGCTGACCTGCGCGACGCGGCGCTACGCGGCCGGATCCCCGGTCCACGCGCCGCCGACGATCCGGCCGATGCCGATCCCGACCATCCGGCCGATCCCGACCGGAACTTCACCGAGATGATGGACGCCGACCAGAAGATCGAGCCGCGCGACTGGATGCCGGACGGCTACCGCCGCACACTCGTCCGGCAGATCGCGCAGCACGCGCACTCCGAGATCATCGGCATGCAGCCCGAAGGCAACTGGCTGACCCGGGCGCCCAGCCTGCACCGCAAGGCGATCCTGCTGGCAAAGGTGCAGGACGAGGCCGGCCACGGGCTGTACCTGTACGCCGCGGCGGAGACCCTCGGCGTCAGTCGGGAAGAGTTGGTCGACCTGCTGCTCGCCGGCCGGCAGAAGTACAGCTCCATCTTCAACTACCCCACGCTGACCTGGGCAGACGTCGGAGCGATCGGTTGGTTGGTGGACGGTGCGGCGATCATCAACCAGGTCCCACTGTGCCGCTGCTCGTACGGCCCGTACGCCCGCGCCATGATCCGCGTCTGCAAGGAGGAGTCGTTCCACCAGCGGCAGGGCTACGAGATCCTGCACACCCTCGCGCACGGCACGCCGGCTCAGCGTCAGATGGCCCAGGACGCGGTGGACCGCTGGTGGTACCCGTCGCTGGCGATGTTCGGGCCGCCGGACGCCGACTCGACCCATTCGGGCCAGTCGATGCGATGGAAGATCAAACGGTTCTCCAACGACGAGCTGCGCCAACGCTTCGTGGACATGTGCGTCCAGCAGGTCGGCCCGCTCGGGCTCACCCTGCCCGATCCCGAACTACGGTGGAACGAGCAGTGTCAGGCGTACGACTTCACCCAGCCGGACTACGACGAACTGCTCCGGGTGATCCGCGGCGACGGGCCGTGCAACCGGCAGCGGCTCGCCCACCGGCGGGCCGCGCACGACGCCGGCGGCTGGGTCCGCGAGGCGTCCCGGGCGTACGCCGAGAAACAGGCCAGCCGGCGGAAAGCCGGCACCGTACCGGCGGGAGTCGGTGCCGTGCCGGTGGGAGCGGGTGCCGTGCCGGTCGGAGTGGGCGCTCCGCCGGTCGGAGCGGGTGCCGGATGAGCGGCGAACCGGGCCGGACCCCGCCCACCCCGCTGTGGGAGGTCTTCATCCGGTCCCGGCGCGGGCTCGCCCACACCCACGTCGGCAGCCTGCACGCGCCGGACGCGACGCTCGCCCTGCGGCACGCCCGCGACCTGTACACCCGACGGCAGGAAGGTGTCTCGATCTGGGTGGTACCCGCTGAGTCGATCACCGCGTCCAGTCCGGACGAAAAGGACGCCTTTTTCGACCCGGCGGCCGACAAGGTCTACCGGCACCCGACCTTCTACCAGGTGCCGGACGGAGCGCAGCACCTGTGACCGCGACACCCCCCGACCAGCTGCTCTGCTGGGCCGACGACGCGTTGATCACCGCCCAGCGGCTGGCTGCGTGGTGCGCCCGCGCCCCCGAGCTGGAGGAGGACGTCGCGCTCACCAACATCGCGCTCGACCAGCTCGGCGTGGCCCGGCTGCTGCTGTCGTACGCCGCCGAGCAGCTCACCCCCGGTGCGGTGCCGGCCGCGCCGGCCGACCAGCCGGTCACCGAGGACACTCTGGCCTTCCTCCGCTCTGACCAGGAGTTTCGCAACTGCCTGCTGGTGGAGTTGCCGGACGACGACTACGCGGTGACCATCGGCAAGCTGCTGTTCCTCGCCGCGTACCAGGTCCGGCTCTACGCCGTACTGAGCGTCGGCGCCGACCAGCGGCTCGGGGCGATCGCCGGCAAGGCGGCCAAGGAGTCCGCCTACCATCTCGACCACGCGCGACTGTGGACCCTGCGGCTCGGCGACGGCACCGAGGAGTCGCACCGTCGCATGCAGCTCGCGGTCGACGAACTCTGGCCGTACACCTATGAGCTGGTCGCCCCGGTGCCCGGCAGCGGCCTTGCCGACCTGCGGGCCGACTGGCTCGCCGCAGTCGGTCCGATCCTTGCCGAAGCGACCCTGGTTGCGCCGACCGGCACCGGGCCCACCACCACCGGCGGCGCCGCCGGTCGCGCTGGCGCTGGCGACGGTGGCGGCTGGCGGCCCGGCGGCGGTCGGCTGGGCCGGCACACCGAACACCTGTCGTACCTGTTGGCCGAGATGCAGGTGGTGCACCGGGCCCACCCGGGCGCGCGATGGTGAGCGGACGCCCCGCAGCCGCCGACGGGGCCAGCGCAGCTGTCGGCGGGGCCAGCTCGGTCGCCTGGGCGGCGGTCGAAGCCGTCCTCGATCCGGAAATCCGCGTACTCACCATCGCTGAGCTCGGCATCCTCCGCGCTGTCGAGGTCACCGCAGCCACCGGTGCCGTCCGCGTGACGGTCACCCCCACCTACAGCGGATGCCCGGCGATGGAGCTGATCCGGGCCGAGATCCGGGCGGCGCTGCACCGGTCCGGCTTCACCGACGTCGCGGTCGTCACCGAGTTGGCGCCCGCGTGGAGCACCGACTGGATCACCGAGGCGGGCCGGCGCAAGCTCGCCGCCGCCGGGATCGCTCCACCGCCGCCGGCCGCTACCGGGCCGGTGCCGGTCCCGTTGACCATTCGCTGCCCGGCCTGCGGCTCACCGCGCACCGAGCAGCTGAGCCGATTCGGTGCCACGGCCTGCAAGGCGCTGTGGCGGTGCCAGGACTGCACCGAGCCGTTCGAGCAGATGAAGGCGTTCTGATGGCGGTGACGATCAGCCGACCGGCGCGACGGCGTCCGGTGTTCCACCCGCTGCCGGTCGCCGGCGTCGATCAGCTCACCGCCGACGCCGTCGCGGTCACCTTCGCCGTACCGCCCGAGCTGCGCGACGCGTACCGGTTCCAGGCCGGGCAGCATCTCACCGTACGGCTGGTCGACCCAGCCGGCGGCCCGGAGATCCGCCGCTCGTACTCCATCTGCTCGACCCCGGCGGAGCTCGCCGACCACGGCCGGCTGCGGATCGGCGTGCGGCACGTCGCCGGTGGCGCCTTCTCCGGGTACGCGGTGCGCCAGCTGGCCGCCGGGGCCACCGTGGAGGTGATGCCGCCGCTCGGACACTTCACCACCGGGTTCGAACCGGGCCGCAGCCGGTACTACGGCGCGCTGGCCGCCGGCTCCGGCATCACCCCGGTGCTGTCCCTGCTCGCCACCGGGCTGGCCACCGAGCCGGGCAGCCGGTTCAGTCTCGTCTTCGGCAACCGGTCTGCGCACACCGTGATGTTCGCCGACGAGATCGCCGACCTGAAGGACCGGTACCCGGACCGGTTGCAGGTGGTGCACGTGCTGTCCCGCGAGACGCAGGACGCGGAGCTGCTCACCGGGCGGATCGACGCCGCCCGGTTCGACCGCCTGCTGGACACCGTGGTACCGGGCGATCAAGTGGACGAGTGGTTCCTTTGTGGGCCGTACGGGCTGGTCATGGCGGCCCGGCAGGTGCTCGCCGAGCGGGGCGTGCCAGACGGGGCCGTACACAGCGAACTCTTCCACGCCAGCGACGCACCGCCGGCCGGAGCCGACGCGGTCACCGATGTCGACGCGGCGGCCGGCACGGCGGTGACCGTACTGCTCGACGGGCGGGCGTCGACGGTGCGGACGCGGCCGGGGGAGCGGGTGCTCGACGCGGCCCTGCGGGTCCGGTCCGAGCTGCCGTACGCCTGCAAAGGTGGGGTCTGCTCGACCTGCCGGGCGAAGATCGTCGACGGCGCGGTGACGATGGCCCGCAACTACGCACTGGAGCCGGACGAGGTGGCCGCCGGCTATGTGCTGACCTGCCAATCGACGCCCACCACCCCGACGCTCACCGTCGACTACGACGCCTGACTGCCGACTACGACGCCTGACTGCCGACTACGACGCCTGACTGCCGACTACGACGCTCACCGTCGACCACGACGCCTGGCGTGCGTCACGGTGACGATCGGCGATCGAGCTGGTCGAGCAGTTGGCGGGCCTGCTCGTGGGAGGTGAGTCGGACGAACCGCAGCCGGCTCCACCGGGGGTCGGCAGAAGCCTCCTGCAGCCGGCTCCGGTCCAGAGCTCCACCCGGCGCGCCGCGCGGCGTACCGTGCGCCGGACGATCTGCTCCATCACCTGGCGGCGCGGCAGGTCGAACCAGATCACCGTGTCGGCTCGCCACCAGATCAGGTCGCGCACCGTCGAGTAGTTGCCGTCCACCACCCAGCCGTCGCCGGAGACAGCAGCCGCCACCCGTTCCCGGAACTCCGGTTCCGGCGTCGGCTGCCAGTCCTGCTGGTGGAACAGGGCGTCCAACTCGATGTGCGGCACACCGAGCCGGACGGCCAACTCGGCGGCCAGAGTCGACTTGCCTGATCCCGGCACCCCCATCACCGACACCCGCCGCACCTCGCTGCTCCCCTCCGTGGTGCTGCCCTCCGTGCCGTCTGTCGTTCGAGTTGAAGGTCAGATACCTCAAAAAGCTGACGTAGGGTGTCTGGCCTTCAACTCGCGGCCCGCTCGGCGATCGCCTGCCGGACATCATGCACGAGTTGTCCACTTTGTCGGAGTACGTCGTCGGCAGTGAACCGCAGCACCAGCCAACCGGCCGCCCGCAGCGCGTTGTAGCGGGCCACATCCCGGCGGAACATCGCACGTTCCCGGTGGTGGTCGCCCTCGTACTCGATGGCGATCCGCCAGCGCGGGTAGGCGAGATCGACGCGAGCCAGGAAACGTCCGCGCGGCGCGCCCCGTACCGCCGATGGTGGCGCGCCCGATGTCGCCGATGTCGCTGACGTGTCCGGCGGTGTCCGTACCTCGTGCTGCGGGACCGGGCGGGGCAGACCGGCATCGTGCAGCAACAGCCGCAGCCGGGACTCCATCGGCGACTCGCTCAGCGGCTCGGCCAGGGCGACGAGTTCCCGCAGCTGCGCCGTGCCGCGGCGGCCCGGGTGGGCGTCGACGTAGCGGACGAGCGCCTCGCGGCGGAACGACCGATGGTGCAGCAGCGCGTCGAGTGCGGCGAGCGCGTCGGCGCGGGGCAGTCTGCGCCCCAGATCGAAGCCGGTACGCACCTCGGTGGTCAGTGGTATCCCGCCGGACAACGTGGTGATGTCGGCCGGTTCGAGCGTGTGATGGGTGACCGAGACGCGGGGGTGGCGCCACAGCCGCGTCGTCGGCGGCAGATCGACGTACACCGGGCTGTCGCGGGGCAGCAGGTCGACACCCCACAGGTACGCGGCGCTCAGCCCACGGACCGCCCCGCCGGGCGGCAGTTTCAGCGCCACCGCCTCGCACCACATCCGGTGGTCGTCGGCGTCGAAGACGGCCGCGTGCACGTACACGTCGGGCAGCACGCGGCGCCACGTCCGACCGGCGAGCATCCGCCGGGTGAGCAGTCCGGCGGCCACTGCGCGGGTGCCGGAGAACGGGCCGATACTCAGCTCACGCGGGATCCGCCGGGCGCGGGGCATCGCCAGAGTCTGCCCGGCCGGCTGGTCGGCCCGCCGCCCCGTCGGTGTCTCGCGTCGCCGATCCGACTGTCTCCGCCGATTCGACTGTCCCCTGCGGTCCGACTGGCCCGTGCGGTCCAAGTGGCTCCGGCCGGGCCGGGGCGTCGCGGTGGATCAGGCCTTGGGCGGCCAGGGCCGCGGCCGCCGCCGCCAGCGGCAGGGCCGGCAGCGCGTACCGGGGCTCGTACATGCCGATCGCCACCGTGAACACGGCCAGCCCGGGGCCGGCGACCACCAGCAGTACGGTGTCGAACCGGATCCAGCCGGCGACCCGCCGTCCGGCGGCCAGCGCCGCGACGGTCAGTAGCACCGCCAACGACATCACCACCGGGATGCCCCGGGTCCAGCCGCCGTACTGGTGCAGCGCCCGGGTCAGCGGGGTGGCCGGGTCCGCGACGACCGGCTCGGCGACCGCCGCCTGGAACCCGATGGACGCCTGGGCCGGCGGACAGTTCTGCTCGACCCGCACGTCGGCGGAGCGGAACCGGACCGGCGGCACCAGCCGCTGCCGCAGGCACTCGTTCATCGGCCCGAGATACAGGCCGGGGACGAAGTGCGCCGCGCTCTCCCGGCCGACCGTGGCGAGGTAGTCGCCGGGCTGCTGGCTGATCACCGACCGGGAGAAGCTGGTCAGCACCCGGGCGCCCTCCGGGGTGTAGACCCAGTCGCCGAGTCGGGCCGGCCGCCGCCAGAAGAACGCGTCGGCCCGGTCCCAACGCTGGTCGGGCGGCTGGTCCGGGCAGGCGATCCGTTCCTCGTCGGTCAGTTCGATGCGGTCGCAGTCGGCGATCATCGCGGCCCGGCCGTACAGGGCGGTGCCGCTCTGCGCGCTGTAGACGCTCTGCCGGTCGCCGATCCAGACCATCACCATGACGTACGGCACACCGAAGGCGAGCAGGTAGCCGAGCACCGG includes:
- a CDS encoding phospholipid carrier-dependent glycosyltransferase — encoded protein: MKRTAMSREGQSRRMTSLRRHLPLVILLAAGLGLRIAYLVAYRPAFWFHGDSGEYLLMLQQPLEPHPNRPIGYVLLLSALQQTRTLAAVAAMQHLLSLLLAVGLYALLRRRGVVRWLATLAAVPLIFDSLVLTMGHYLLPDLMFMVLFAASVGALLWSPRPGPVAAVVSGGLIAVAWVTKPTALPVALLLAGYLVVRRVGWRPVLGYLLAFGVPYVMVMVWIGDRQSVYSAQSGTALYGRAAMIADCDRIELTDEERIACPDQPPDQRWDRADAFFWRRPARLGDWVYTPEGARVLTSFSRSVISQQPGDYLATVGRESAAHFVPGLYLGPMNECLRQRLVPPVRFRSADVRVEQNCPPAQASIGFQAAVAEPVVADPATPLTRALHQYGGWTRGIPVVMSLAVLLTVAALAAGRRVAGWIRFDTVLLVVAGPGLAVFTVAIGMYEPRYALPALPLAAAAAALAAQGLIHRDAPARPEPLGPHGPVGPQGTVESAETVGSATRDTDGAAGRPAGRADSGDAPRPADPA
- a CDS encoding endonuclease domain-containing protein — encoded protein: MPRARRIPRELSIGPFSGTRAVAAGLLTRRMLAGRTWRRVLPDVYVHAAVFDADDHRMWCEAVALKLPPGGAVRGLSAAYLWGVDLLPRDSPVYVDLPPTTRLWRHPRVSVTHHTLEPADITTLSGGIPLTTEVRTGFDLGRRLPRADALAALDALLHHRSFRREALVRYVDAHPGRRGTAQLRELVALAEPLSESPMESRLRLLLHDAGLPRPVPQHEVRTPPDTSATSATSGAPPSAVRGAPRGRFLARVDLAYPRWRIAIEYEGDHHRERAMFRRDVARYNALRAAGWLVLRFTADDVLRQSGQLVHDVRQAIAERAAS